In Montipora capricornis isolate CH-2021 chromosome 4, ASM3666992v2, whole genome shotgun sequence, a single genomic region encodes these proteins:
- the LOC138046635 gene encoding uncharacterized protein, whose amino-acid sequence KLLRIATKNQLFQFEGNLYEQVDGVAMGSPLGPLMANAFMCNIEKQLETENKMPAFYKRYVDDTLSAMPDVEAAIDFLTTLNNSHPSIDFTMELEENGRLPFLGMNVIRNGCYLNTTVYRKPTDTGLLLHYHSHVDARYKRSLINTMLNRAFKLSSTWKAFHEECERLKEIFSRLCYPEDHVQSTIRLFVDSKVSEESRTHVDEKRGDPIRVVLPFKDQKSANAVRRQLADLSRKISADITPVYTSKKIKEEIRVREEKPPLVSQQCVVYQFKCDLCDAGYVGYTCRHLHQRIEEHKGATI is encoded by the coding sequence AAACTGTTAAGAATCGCCACCAAAAATCAGCTTTTCCAGTTTGAAGGAAACTTGTACGAACAAGTGGACGGTGTGGCAATGGGCTCGCCGCTGGGGCCTCTCATGGCAAACGCCTTCATGTGTAACATCGAGAAACAGctggaaacagaaaacaagatgCCCGCCTTTTACAAGcgctatgttgatgacaccCTTAGCGCAATGCCTGATGTTGAagcagctatagatttcttaaCGACACTAAACAACAGTCACCCCTCTATTGATTTCACAATGGAGCTCGAAGAAAATGGCAGACTACCCTTTCTTGGAATGAACGTAATCAGGAATGGATGCTACCTGAACACAACGGTGTACCGAAAACCAACTGACACCGGACTGTTGTTACATTATCACAGCCACGTTGACGCGAGATATAAACGGTCACTGATAAATACCATGCTTAACCGTGCGTTTAAGCTCTCGTCTACATGGAAGGCCTTTCACGAGGAATGTGAACGCCTCAAAGAGATCTTTTCCCGTCTGTGTTATCCTGAAGATCATGTGCAGTCCACCATCCGCCTTTTCGTTGATTCAAAAGTTTCCGAGGAATCACGCACCCACGTTGATGAGAAGCGTGGGGACCCAATCAGAGTCGTGTTGCCCTTCAAGGACCAAAAATCTGCGAACGCCGTACGGAGACAACTTGCCGACCTAAGCCGTAAGATCAGTGCGGATATTACCcctgtctacacgagcaaaaagATCAAAGAAGAGATCCGGGTCCGTGAAGAGAAGCCACCCCTTGTAAGCCAACAGTGCGTTGTGTAccaattcaagtgtgacctgtgcgacgCAGGTTATGTCGGATATACCTGCCGGCACCTTCACCAGCGCATTGAAGAGCACAAAGGGGCGACCATCTGA